The region GCTCTGGGCAAAGGTGGAGCTTGCGTAAATGGGCGTCATCACCGCGCCCGTCGTCGGATCGGCGCCATGACCGGCATGGACGCTCAAGGTGGCGAAGCCCCGGGGGGATGAAATAAGGGAGGCGGTCATGCGGCTTTTCCTCTCAGGGCGTTCAAATAATCAATCCGGGTGATCAGGCCCAGGAAGCGACCGTCCTCGACGACCAGGGCCACATGGTCGCGGGCAAACAGGGCAACAAGCTGCTCATGCGAGGCGCTGGGCGGTAGGGTCTCCAGGCGGGTCACCATGGCGTCGCGGATCGGGGTGTCGAAGGCGATGCCGCGCTGCAAGGCCAGCAACAGGTCCGATTCGTCGATCAAGCCAATGCAGCGCTCGCCCTCCAGGACCGGAAGCTGGGACACATCGTTGAGCTTCATGCGTTGGTAGGCGATGCGCAGGGTTTCCTCGGGGCCGGCGTGGATCACTGCGCCGTCCTCGGGGCGGCGGGCAATCAGGTCGCGCAGGTCGCCGGTGCTCGGGCGATCCGACAGACCCTGATCATTGAGCCAAGTGTCATTATACATCTTCGACAGGTATTTGTTGCCGCTGTCGCAGACAAACGTCACTACCCGCTTCGGCTCGGTCTGGGCCCGGCAATAGCGCAAGGCCGCCGCAATCAGGGTCCCCGACGACGAGCCCACCAACAGGCCCTCGCGCCGCAAAACCGTGCGCGCCGTGGCAAAGCTCTCGGCATCCGAGATCGTGTAGGCGTGACGCACCCGCGACAGGTCGGAAACCGGCGGCACAAAGTCCTCGCCAATCCCTTCCACCAGCCACGACCCCGCAGTGCCCACGTGGCCCGAGCGGGTATACTCGGCCAGAATAGAGCCTTCCGGGTCGGCCAGCACGATGTCGGTGCCAGGCGACACCCGGGCAAAAAACCGCGACAGCCCGGTCAAGGTGCCGCCCGAGCCGACCCCGGCCACCACCGCATCCACCCGGCCTTCCAACTGCGACCAGATCTCCGGGCCTGTCCCCGTTTCGTGGGCGCGTGGGTTGGCTGGGTTGTTGAACTGGTCGATGTAGACCGCCCCGCTGTCGCGGGCTAGGCGCTCGGCCAAGTCCTGGTAGTAGGCCGGGTGGCCCTTGCCCACGTCCGAGCGCGTCAGCACCACCTCGGCCCCCATGGCGCGCACGTGAGCGATCTTCTCGCGGCTCATTTTGTCGGGGATCACCAGGGTCAACCGGTAGCCCCGGCGCGCCGCCACCAAAGCCAGGGCCAGACCGGTGTTGCCGGCGGTCGCTTCCACCAAGGCCCCGCCCGGTTTCAGGCGGCCCTCTCGTTCGGCCGCGTCGATCATCGACACCGCGATCCGGTCTTTAATCGAGCCTGAGGGGTTTTGGCTCTCCAGCTTGACGAAAAGGTCACACGGTCCCGTGTCCAGCCCGGCGAGGTGGACGATCGGCGTTTGCCCAATCTGGGAGAGGAGATCGGCGGAAGACATCCGGGAACACTCCATAAAATCCATCGAGTAATAGGATGTTGTTTTCCGCCCGCCGCGTCAAGGCAAAAAAAATCCCCCCAAAAGGGGGGGAATGGAGGGGTCTGGGGAGGCCTCGCCTCCCCAGCCTTCTTTTTATTTCAAGGGGTTGAAAACCCGCCTAGATCGTGTACACGAAGGAGTCGTAAAGAAGGTCGTTGAGAATCTGCTCCTCGACCGGGACATTGGGGGCCCGGTTCACCACCTTGGCCGGAACCCCAGCGACGGTCTCGCCAGGGCCGACCGGGCGCAGGACCACCGACCCTGCCGCCACCCGCGCCCCCGCGCCGACTTCGATATTGCCCAGAATTTTGGCGCCGGCCCCAATCAACACCCCCTTGCGAATTTTGGGATGGCGATCGCCACTTTCCTTGCCCGTCCCGCCCAGGGTGACGTTTTGCAGCAGGCACACGTCATCCTCGACCACGGCCGTCTCGCCGACCACCAGACCGGTGGCGTGATCAAGGAACACACCCCGGCCAAAGCGCGCCGCTGGGTGGATGTCGGTCTGGAACACATCCGAGGAGCGGCTTTGCAGGTAGAGGGAAAAGTCGCGCTCGTCATGGTGCCACAGCCAATGGGCCAGCCGGTGGGTCTGGATGGCGTGGAAGCCCTTGAAATACAAAAAAGGTTCGATAAAGCGCTCGCAGGCCGGATCCCGATCGACCACGGCGGACAAGTCGGTGCGCAGGTCCTCTGAAATCTGGGGGCAATCGGCGACGGCGCGGTTAAAGGCATCGATGATGATACCGAGGCCCACCACGTCATTCTTCAGCCGGGCGGCAATGCGATGAAACGCCGCCGCCTCCAGCGAGGGTTGATTGATGATGGAATCGACAAACAAAGGCGCCAGCATGGGGGCATGGGCATAGGCCTCCCGCGCTTCCTGGCGCAGTCGCAGCCACAACGCGTCGAGCTTCATGGCGGTGGGCGGGCCCGTATCCACCTGCGTGATCACGCTCAACCGGTCAAGAGCGCTGTTCAACATGGGATCCTCCGTGGGAGGGATGGCGGGGGCCGGGGAGGGAGGGGCCTCCCCGGCACTGGGAGTGGTCAAAGCGCCGGCGGGGGATGGCCCGCCCGGATCCGCCGCAGCGCGGCCGCCAGAGCCTCTAGATCGGAAGGCGTGTTGTAGAGTGCAAGGGAGGGGCGCACCGTTGCTTCCAGGCCAAAGCGGCGCAAAATCGGTTGGGCGCAATGGTGTCCCGCCCGCACCGCAATGCCCTCGCGGTTGAGAGCCCGGCCCACTTCCAGCGGTGGCATGTCGTCGAAGACAAAGGACAAGACGCCCGCCTTTTCCGCCGCCGTCCCAACCAGACGAAGGCCCGGGATTTCCTGTAACAACGCCGTCCCATACTCCAACAGAGTATGCTCGTACCGCGCGATCACGTCCATGCCGATGGCCTCGACG is a window of Pararhodospirillum photometricum DSM 122 DNA encoding:
- a CDS encoding pyridoxal-phosphate dependent enzyme; protein product: MSSADLLSQIGQTPIVHLAGLDTGPCDLFVKLESQNPSGSIKDRIAVSMIDAAEREGRLKPGGALVEATAGNTGLALALVAARRGYRLTLVIPDKMSREKIAHVRAMGAEVVLTRSDVGKGHPAYYQDLAERLARDSGAVYIDQFNNPANPRAHETGTGPEIWSQLEGRVDAVVAGVGSGGTLTGLSRFFARVSPGTDIVLADPEGSILAEYTRSGHVGTAGSWLVEGIGEDFVPPVSDLSRVRHAYTISDAESFATARTVLRREGLLVGSSSGTLIAAALRYCRAQTEPKRVVTFVCDSGNKYLSKMYNDTWLNDQGLSDRPSTGDLRDLIARRPEDGAVIHAGPEETLRIAYQRMKLNDVSQLPVLEGERCIGLIDESDLLLALQRGIAFDTPIRDAMVTRLETLPPSASHEQLVALFARDHVALVVEDGRFLGLITRIDYLNALRGKAA
- the cysE gene encoding serine O-acetyltransferase translates to MNSALDRLSVITQVDTGPPTAMKLDALWLRLRQEAREAYAHAPMLAPLFVDSIINQPSLEAAAFHRIAARLKNDVVGLGIIIDAFNRAVADCPQISEDLRTDLSAVVDRDPACERFIEPFLYFKGFHAIQTHRLAHWLWHHDERDFSLYLQSRSSDVFQTDIHPAARFGRGVFLDHATGLVVGETAVVEDDVCLLQNVTLGGTGKESGDRHPKIRKGVLIGAGAKILGNIEVGAGARVAAGSVVLRPVGPGETVAGVPAKVVNRAPNVPVEEQILNDLLYDSFVYTI